A single window of Dermacentor albipictus isolate Rhodes 1998 colony chromosome 1, USDA_Dalb.pri_finalv2, whole genome shotgun sequence DNA harbors:
- the LOC139054775 gene encoding piggyBac transposable element-derived protein 4-like — protein MASSSDATAPRGKRSARKYSSPAPDFSDEDSSFESEDDSTSASSSDGDDVSSQPGTSAAAHRVRTSLGQDVLPPAVKKLQFTPTRPPGAHLGPALRSSARRFTTARDFFLLFFTAEVINTICKNTNKYAWMHILELPSYAERDGSWKEVTPDELVKFIGLLIYMGIVNVPRIHLYWNTSRLFSGLLPRNVMPRRRFSALLRFLSVTDPEATTVATHGRLHRVLWLLQHVNTTSAELFQPARNLSVDERMVKSKGRSGIRQYMRDKIVKWGYKLWVLADSQTGYSVQFYVYAGKRETASASGLAFDVVTQLCDKYLNQGYVIYMDNFYTSASLFAHLLNRKTLACGTTRKDRRCFPSELKDVSWEKKAKRGDVRWLRRNNILYLQWKDRKVVHMMSTAHTANRHVTATRKERRGGVWTIIPIEKPVLIDDYNSGMLGVDKSDQLIASYNVLMKCVRWWKTLFFHCIDMAVVNSFILFQEHRQQHLSTPELQRSAHFDQLSFRMELTQQLLELDDEEVPRVHPVPKEVPHHPQKMPKRRNCRMCYQERKIEQKTNVFCENCEVHLCLTKTRNCFTAWHER, from the exons atggcgtcgtcgtcggacgcaactgcgccgcgcggaaagcgttctgctcgaaagtattcttcacccgcacctgattttagtgacgaggattcgagcttcgagtccgaagatgacagtacttctgcttcaagctctgacggcgacgatgtttcgagtcagcccgggacatccgcagctgctcaccg ggtccgtacgtcgctaggccaggatgtgctgccaccggctgtgaagaaacttcagttcacgccaacaaggccgcccggagcacatctcggcccagcacttcggagcagcgcaagacgctttacaacggcgcgcgattttttcctcctgttcttcaccgcagaagtaataaatactatctgcaagaacacgaataaatatgcttggatgcatattttggagcTTCCAAGCTATGCTGAAAGAGATGGGTCGTGGAAGGAAGTGACTCCCGACGAACTAGTGAAGTTCATTGGACTGCTCATTTATATGGGCATTGTGAACGTGCCACGCATCCACCTTTACTGGAATACCAGTAGGCTTTTTTCAGGGCTTCTTCCTCGGAACGTTATGCCAAGGAGACGGTTTTCTGCACTTCTGCGCTTCCTAAGTGTCACTGATCCGGAGGCGACTACTGTAGCTACGCACGGCAGGCTGCACCGCGTATTGTGGCTTCTGCAACACGTGAACACTACATCAGCAGAACTTTTTCAACCTGCGCGGAACCTCTCTGTGGATGAAAGAATGGTCAAATCGAAAGGAAGATCGGGTATTCGGCAATACATGCGGGACAAAATTGTAAAGTGGGGATATAAATTGTGGGTGCTTGCTGATTCGCAGACTGGCTATTCCGTTCAATTTTATGTGTACGCAGGCAAACGGGAAACAGCTAGTGCAAGTGGACTAGCATTTGATGTGGTGACACAACTGTGCGATAAATACCTCAATCAAGGATATGTTATCTACATGGACAACTTTTACACATCTGCGTCTCTCTTTGCTCACCTGCTAAATCGCAAAACCCTCGCTTGTGGCACGACACGTAAAGATCGTCGGTGCTTCCCATCTGAATTGAAGGACGTGTCATGGGAGAAAAAGGCAAAGAGAGGTGATGTTCGGTGGCTCCGACGGAACAACATCCTGTATTTGCAATGGAAGGACAGGAAGGTTGTTCACATGATGTCAACAGCGCACACTGCCAACAGGCATGTTACAGCCACAAGGAAAGAGAGAAGAGGCGGCGTGTGGACTATCATCCCAATCGAAAAGCCGGTGCTGATTGACGACTATAATTCCGGGATGCTTGGAGTTGATAAGTCCgatcagctgattgcatcctataacgttttgatgaagtgcgtgaggtggtggaagacgctcttctttcattgtattgacatggctgttgtgaatagcttcattctttttcaagagcaccgccagcaacaCCTCTCAACACCAGAATTGCAGAGGAGCGCCCACTTCGACCAACTTTCTTTTCGGATGGAGCTCACCCAACAGCTGCTCGAGCTTGATGATGAAGAGGTTCCCAGAGTACATCCTGTCCCAAAAGAAGTGCCGCACCATCCGcaaaagatgccgaaaaggcgaaactgcaggatgtgctatcaggaacgcaaaatcgaacaaaagacaaacgttttctgcgaaaactgcgaagtgcacctgtgcctcacgaaaacgcgcaactgcttcaccgcatggcacgagcgctga